The following nucleotide sequence is from Lacinutrix sp. Hel_I_90.
CCATAAATCCTGCGGCAACATTAGTGGAGCCAATTATAGGCCTGCCTTCTGGTGTAACTTATACTTTTGATGCGCTTACTAATATTTTAACATTTAATGTTGATAATGGTATATTTGATATAGGAAATCCAGAACTAAATATTAATTTTCAAACGCAAATAAAAGATAAATGCTATTTTTTAGAAAATGGATGTATTGATGAGTTTGGTCTTCAATTTGAAGCATACTATAATGGAGAAATTAATACAATTTATCAAACCACTGACAGTTCTCATTCTTCAAATGCTTGTCAGGTTGGAAACAATCTTCCAACAGTAATTACAATTAATGATCCTTCTCCCGCAAATTGGATTACAACCCCTGGAGCGCTTGATGTAACTGTAGAATGTTCAGATGCCACGGCATTAAATAATGCGCAAACATTAGTACCTGTAGCCTCATGTTCTGGATTGACCCCAATAAAAACTCAAGGCTCTTTTGTTCCTGACAGTGGTTCTTGTTCTAATAATGGTAGCTATACAAACACATGGACCTTTACTGATGCTTGTGGTAATACCATCGCTGACTATACACAAACCATTACTATTGAAGATACTACGGCGCCAAGCTTTACGGTGCCTGCTGATATAACTATCAACTGTGAGCAAGATCCTAGTGATTTAAGCCTAACTGGTGATGTAACTACTGAAGCTGATAATTGTGATACCACTTTAGACGCTACTTATTCAGATAGTACGGCTGCTGGTTCTTGTGCTAACGCCTCAGTAATTACCAGAACTTGGACACTAAGCGATGACTGTAATAACACCACCACTGCAGTACAAACCATTACTATTGAAGATACTACGGCGCCAAGCTTTACGGTACCTGCTGATATTACTATCAACTGTGAGCAAGATCCTAGTGATTTAAGCCTAACCGGTGATGTAACTACTGAAGCTGATAATTGTGATACCACTTTAGAGGCTACTTATTCAGATAGTACAGCTGCTGGTTCTTGTGCTAATGCCTCAGTGATTACCAGAACCTGGACACTAAGCGATGATTGTAATAACACCACCACTGCGGTACAAACCATAACTATTGAAGATACTACAGCGCCTAGCTTTACGGTGCCTGCTGATATTACTATCAACTGTGAGCAAGATCCTACTGATCTAAGCCTAACCGGTGATGTAACTACTGAAGCTGATAATTGTGATACGACTTTAGAGGCTACTTATTCAGATAGTACAGCTGCTGGTTCTTGTGCTAATGCCTCAGTGATTACCAGAACTTGGACACTAAGCGATGATTGTAATAACACCACCACTGCGGTACAAACCATTACTATTGAAGATACTACAGCGCCAAGCTTTACGGTACCTGCTGATATAACTATCAACTGTGAGCAAGATCCTACTGATTTAAGCCTAACAGGTGATGTAACTACTGAAGCTGATAATTGTGATACCACTTTAGAAGCTACTTATTCAGATGCAACGGCTGCTGGTTCTTGTGCTAATGCCTCAGTGATTACCAGAACTTGGACACTAACTGATGATTGTAATAACACCACCACTGCGGTACAAACCATTACTATTGAAGATACTACGGCGCCAAGCTTTACGGTGCCGGCTGATATTACTATCAACTGTGAGCAAGATCCTAGTGATTTAAGCCTAACCGGCGACGTGACTACTGAAGCTGATAATTGTGATACCACTTTAGAGGCTACTTATTCAGATAGTACGGCTAATAATGCCTGTGCCTCAGTGATTACCAGAACTTGGACACTAAGCGATGATTGTAATAACACCACCACTGCGGTACAAACCATTACTATTGAAGATACTACAGCGCCAAGCTTTACGGTACCTGCTGATATAACTATCAACTGTGAGCAAGATCCTACTGATTTAAGCCTAACAGGTGATGTAACTACTGAAGCTGATAATTGTGATACCACTTTAGAAGCTACTTATTCAGATGCAACGGCTGCTGGTTCTTGTGCTAATGCCTCAGTGATTACCAGAACTTGGACACTAACTGATGATTGTAATAACACCACCACTGCGGTACAAACCATTACTATTGAAGATACTACGGCGCCAAGCTTTACGGTGCCGGCTGATATTACTATCAACTGTGAGCAAGATCCTAGTGATTTAAGCCTAACCGGCGACGTGACTACTGAAGCTGATAATTGTGATACCACTTTAGAGGCTACTTATTCAGATAGTACGGCTAATAATGCCTGTGCCTCAGTAATTACAAGAACTTGGACACTAACGGATGATTGTAATAACACCACCACTGCGGTACAAACCATTACTATTGAAGATACTACGGCGCCAAGCTTTACGGTGCCTGCTGATATAACAATCAACTGTGAGCAAGATCCTAGCGATTTAAGTCTAACCGGTGATGTAACTACTGAAGCTGATAATTGTGATACCACTTTAGAGGCTACTTATTCAGATGCAACGGCTGCTGGTTCTTGTGCTAATGCCTCAGTGATTACCAGAACTTGGACACTAAGCGATGATTGTAATAACACCACCACTGCGGTACAAACCATAACTATTGAAGATACTACGGCGCCAAGCTTTACGGTGCCTGCTGATATAACTATCAACTGTGAGCAAGATCCTAGTGATTTAAGCCTAACTGGTGATGTAACTACTGAAGCTGATAATTGTGATACCACTTTAGACGCTACTTATTCAGATAGTACGGCTGCTGGTTCTTGTGCTAACACCTCAGTAATTACCAGAACTTGGACACTAAGCGATGACTGTAATAACACCACCACTGCAGTACAAACCATTACTATCGAAGATACTACGGCGCCAAGCTTTACGGTGCCTGCTGATATTACTATCAACTGTGAGCAAGATCCTAGTGATCTAAGCCTAACAGGTGATGTGACTACTGAAGCTGATAATTGTGATACTACTTTAGACGCTACTTATTCAGATACTACGGCTAATAATGCCTGTACCTCAGTAATTACAAGAACTTGGACACTAAGCGATGATTGTAATAACACCACCACTGCAGTACAAACCATTACTATTGAAGATACTACAGCGCCAAGCTTTACGGTGCCTGCTGATATAACAATCAACTGTGAGCAAGATCCTAGTGATTTAAGCCTTACAGGTGATGTGACTACTGAAGCTGATAATTGTGATACCACTTTAGAAGCTACTTATTCAGATACAACGGCTGCTGGTTCTTGTGCTAATGCCTCAGTGATTACCAGAACTTGGACACTAAGCGATGATTGTAATAACACCACCACTGCGGTACAAACCATTACTATTGAAGATACTACGGCGCCAAGCTTTACGGTGCCTGCTGATATAACTATCAACTGTGAGCAAGATCCTAGTGATTTAAGCCTAACAGGCGACGTGACTACTGAAGCTGATAATTGTGATACCACTTTAGAGGCTACTTATTCAGATAGTACAGCTGCTGGTTCTTGTGCTAATGCCTCAGTAATTACCAGAACTTGGACACTAAGCGATGACTGTAATAACACCACCACTGCAGTACAAACCATTACTATTGAAGATACTACGGCGCCAAGCTTTACGGTGCCTGCTGATATAACTATCAACTGTGAGCAAGATCCTAGTGATTTAAGCCTAACAGGCGACGTGACTACTGAAGCTGATAATTGTGATACCACTTTAGAGGCTACTTATTCAGATAGTACAGCTGCTGGTTCTTGTGCTAATGCCTCAGTAATTACCAGAACTTGGACACTAAGCGATGACTGTAATAACACCACCACTGCAGTACAAACCATTACTATTGAAGATACTACGGCGCCAAGCTTTACGGTGCCTGCTGATATTACTATCAACTGTGAGCAAGATCCTAGTGATTTAAGCCTAACCGGTGATGTGACTACTGAAGCTGATAATTGTGATACCACTTTAGAAGCTACTTATTCAGATGCAACGGCTGCTGGTTCTTGTGCTAATGCCTCAGTGATTACCAGAACTTGGACACTAACGGATGATTGTAATAACACCACCACTGCAGTACAAACCATTACTATTGAAGATACTACAGCGCCAAGCTTTACGGTGCCTGCTGATATAACTATCAACTGTGAGCAAGATCCTAGTGATTTAAGCCTTACAGGTGATGTGACTACTGAAGCTGATAATTGTGATACCACTTTAGAGGCTACTTATTCAGATAGTACGGCTAATAATGCCTGTGCCTCAGTAATTACAAGAACTTGGACACTAAGCGATGATTGTAATAACACCACCACTGCAGTACAAACCATTACTATTGAAGATACTACGGCGCCAAGCTTTACGGTGCCTGCTGATATAACTATCAACTGTGAGCAAGATCCTAGTGATTTAAGCCTAACTGGTGATGTAACTACTGAAGCTGATAATTGTGATACCACTTTAGAGGCTACTTACTCAGATAGTACGGCTGCTGGTTCTTGTGCTAACGCCTCAGTGATTACCAGAACTTGGACACTAAGCGATGATTGTAATAACACCACCACTGCGGTACAAACCATTACTATTGAAGATACTACGGCGCCAAGCTTTACGGTGCCTGCTGATATAACTATCAACTGTGAGCAAGATCCTAGTGATTTAAGCCTAACAGGCGACGTGACTACTGAAGCTGATAATTGTGATACCACTTTAGAGGCTACTTATTCAGATAGTACAGCTTCTGGTTCTTGTGCTAACGCCTCAGTAATTACCAGAACTTGGACACTAAGCGATGATTGTAATAACACCACCACTGCAGTACAAACCATTACTATTGAAGATACTACAGCGCCAAGCTTTACGGTGCCTGCTGATATTACTATCAACTGTGAGCAAGATCCTAGTGATTTAAGCCTAACCGGTGATGTGACTACTGAAGCTGATAATTGTGATACCACTTTAGAGGCTACTTATTCAGATAGTACAGCTGCTGGTTCTTGTGCTAACGCCTCAGTAATTACCAGAACTTGGACACTAAGCGATGACTGTAATAACACCACCACTGCAGTACAAACCATTACTATTGAAGATACTACGGCGCCAAGCTTTACGGTGCCTGCTGATATAACTATCAACTGTGAGCAAGATCCTAGTGATTTAAGCCTAACCGGTGATGTAACTACTGAAGCTGATAATTGTGATACGACTTTAGAGGCTACTTATTCAGATAGTACAGCTGCTGGTTCTTGTGCTAATGCCTCAGTGATTACCAGAACTTGGACACTAACTGATGATTGTAATAACACCACCACTGCGGTACAAACCATTACTATTGAAGATACTACGGCGCCAAGCTTTACGGTGCCTGCTGATATAACTATCAACTGTGAGCAAGATCCTAGTGATTTAAGCCTAACAGGCGACGTGACTACTGAAGCTGATAATTGTGATACCACTTTAGAGGCTACTTATTCAGATAGTACAGCTGCTGGTTCTTGTGCTAATGCCTCAGTAATTACAAGAACTTGGACACTAAGCGATGATTGTAATAACACCACCACTGCGGTACAAACCATTACTATTGAAGATACTACAGCGCCAAGCTTTACGGTGCCTGCTGATATAACTATCAACTGTGAGCAAGATCCTAGTGATTTAAGCCTAACAGGCGACGTGACTACTGAAGCTGATAATTGTGATACCACTTTAGAAGCTACTTATTCAGATACAACGGCTGCTGGTTCTTGTGCTAATGCCTCAGTGATTACCAGAACTTGGACACTAACTGATGATTGTAATAACACCACCACTGCAGTACAAACCATTACTATTGAAGATACTACGGCGCCAAGCTTTACGGTGCCTGCTGATATAACTATCAACTGTGAGCAAGATCCTAGTGATTTAAGCCTAACCGGTGATGTAACTACTGAAGCTGATAATTGTGATACGACTTTAGAGGCTACTTATTCAGATAGTACAGCTGCTGGTTCTTGTGCTAATGCCTCAGTGATTACCAGAACTTGGACACTAACTGATGATTGTAATAACACCACCACTGCGGTACAAACCATTACTATTGAAGATACTACAGCGCCAAGCTTTACGGTGCCTGCTGATATAACTATCAACTGTGAGCAAGATCCTAGTGATTTAAGCCTAACAGGCGACGTGACTACTGAAGCTGATAATTGTGATACCACTTTAGAAGCTACTTATTCAGATAGTACGGCTAATAATGCCTGTGCCTCAGTAATTACAAGAACTTGGACACTAACGGATGATTGTAATAACACCACCACTGCGGTACAAACCATTACTATTGAAGATACTACGGCGCCAAGCTTTACGGTGCCTGCTGATATAACAATCAACTGTGAGCAAGATCCTAGTGATTTAAGTCTAACCGGTGATGTAACTACTGAAGCTGATAATTGTGATACGACTTTAGAGGCTACTTATTCAGATACAACAGCTGCTGGTTCTTGTGCTAATGCCTCAGTAATTACCAGAACTTGGACACTAAGCGATGACTGTAATAACACCACCACTGCAGTACAAACCATTACTATTGAAGATACTACAGCGCCAAGCTTTACGGTACCTGCTGATATTACTATCAACTGTGAGCAAGATCCTAGTGATTTAAGCCTAACAGGTGATGTAACTACTGAAGCTGATAATTGTGATACCACTTTAGAGGCTACTTATTCAGATAGTACAGCTTCTGGTTCTTGTGCTAACGCCTCAGTAATTACCAGAACTTGGACACTAAGCGATGATTGTAATAACACCACCACTGCAGTACAAACCATTACTATTGAAGATACTACAGCGCCAAGCTTTACGGTGCCTGCTGATATTACTATCAACTGTGAGCAAGATCCTAGTGATTTAAGCCTAACCGGTGATGTGACTACTGAAGCTGATAATTGTGATACCACTTTAGAGGCTACTTATTCAGATAGTACAGCTGCTGGTTCTTGTGCTAACGCCTCAGTAATTACCAGAACTTGGACACTAAGCGATGACTGTAATAACACCACCACTGCAGTACAAACCATTACTATTGAAGATACTACGGCGCCAAGCTTTACGGTGCCTGCTGATATAACTATCAACTGTGAGCAAGATCCTAGTGATTTAAGCCTAACCGGTGATGTAACTACTGAAGCTGATAATTGTGATACGACTTTAGAGGCTACTTATTCAGATAGTACAGCTGCTGGTTCTTGTGCTAATGCCTCAGTGATTACCAGAACTTGGACACTAACTGATGATTGTAATAACACCACCACTGCGGTACAAACCATTACTATTGAAGATACTACGGCGCCAAGCTTTACGGTGCCTGCTGATATAACTATCAACTGTGAGCAAGATCCTAGTGATTTAAGCCTAACAGGCGACGTGACTACTGAAGCTGATAATTGTGATACCACTTTAGAGGCTACTTATTCAGATAGTACAGCTGCTGGTTCTTGTGCTAATGCCTCAGTAATTACAAGAACTTGGACACTAAGCGATGATTGTAATAACACCACCACTGCAGTACAAACCATTACTATTGAAGATACTACGGCGCCAAGCTTTACGGTGCCTGCTGATATAACTATCAACTGTGAGCAAGATCCTAGTGATTTAAGCCTAACTGGTGATGTAACTACTGAAGCTGATAATTGTGATACCACTTTAGAGGCTACTTACTCAGATAGTACGGCTGCTGGTTCTTGTGCTAACGCCTCAGTGATTACCAGAACTTGGACACTAAGCGATGATTGTAATAACACCACCACTGCAGTACAAACCATTACTATTGAAGATACTACGGCGCCAAGCTTTACGGTGCCTGCTGATATAACTATCAACTGTGAGCAAGATCCTAGTGATTTAAGCCTAACAGGCGACGTGACTACTGAAGCTGATAATTGTGATACCACTTTAGAGGCTACTTATTCAGATAGTACAGCTTCTGGTTCTTGTGCTAACGCCTCAGTAATTACCAGAACTTGGACACTAAGCGATGATTGTAATAACACCACCACTGCAGTACAAACCATTACTATTGAAGATACTACAGCGCCAAGCTTTACGGTGCCTGCTGATATTACTATCAACTGTGAGCAAGATCCTAGTGATTTAAGCCTAACCGGTGATGTGACTACTGAAGCTGATAATTGTGATACCACTTTAGAGGCTACTTATTCAGATAGTACAGCTGCTGGTTCTTGTGCTAACGCCTCAGTAATTACCAGAACTTGGACACTAAGCGATGACTGTAATAACACCACCACTGCAGTACAAACCATTACTATTGAAGATACTACGGCGCCAAGCTTTACGGTGCCTGCTGATATAACTATCAACTGTGAGCAAGATCCTAGTGATTTAAGCCTAACAGGCTGATCGTGACTACTGAAGCTGATAATTGTGATACGACTTTAGAAGCTACTTATTCAGATAGTACAGCTGCTGGTTCTTGTGCTAATGCCTCAGTGATTACAAGAACTTGGACACTAACGGATGATTGTAATAACACCACCACTGCGGTACAAACCATTACTATTGAAGATACTACGGCGCCAAGCTTTACGGTGCCTGCTGATATAACAATCAACTGTGAGCAAGATCCTAGTGATTTAAGTCTAACCGGTGATGTAACTACTGAAGCTGATAATTGTGATACGACTTTAGAGGCTACTTATTCAGATACAACAGCTGCTGGTTCTTGTGCTAATGCCTCAGTAATTACCAGAACTTGGACACTAAGCGATGACTGTAATAACACCACCACTGCAGTACAAACCATTACTATTGAAGATACTACAGCGCCAAGCTTTACGGTACCTGCTGATATTACTATCAACTGTGAGCAAGATCCTAGTGATTTAAGCCTAACAGGTGATGTAACTACTGAAGCTGATAATTGTGATACCACTTTAGAAGCTACTTATTCAGATGCAACGGCTGCTGGTTCTTGTGCTAATGCCTCAGTGATTACCAGAACTTGGACACTAAGCGATGACTGTAATAACACCACCACTGCAGTACAAACCATTACTATTGAAGATACTACGGCGCCAAGCTTTACGGTGCCTGCTGATATAACTATCAACTGTGAGCAAGATCCTAGTGATTTAAGCCTAACCGGTGATGTAACTACTGAAGCTGATAATTGTGATACCACTTTAGAGGCTACTTATTCAGATGCAACGGCTGCTGGTTCTTGTGCTAACGCCTCAGTAATTACCAGAACTTGGACACTAACTGATGATTGTAATAACACCACCACTGCAGTACAAACCATTACTATTGAAGATACTACAGCGCCAAGCTTTACGGTGCCTGCTGATATTACTATCAACTGTGAGCAAGATCCTACTGATCTAAGCCTAACAGGTGATGTGACTACTGAAGCTGATAATTGTGATACGACTTTAGAGGCTACTTATTCAGATACAACGGCTGCTGGTTCTTGTGCTAATGCCTCAGTGATTACCAGAACTTGGACACTAACTGATGATTGTAATAACACCACCACTGCGGTACAAACCATTACTATTGAAGATACTACAGCGCCAAGCTTTACGGTGCCTGCTGATATTACTATCAACTGTGAGCAAGATCCTAGTGATTTAAGCCTAACAGGCGACGTGACTACTGAAGCTGATAATTGTGATACCACTTTAGAGGCTACTTATTCAGATAGTACGGCTAATAATGCCTGTACCACGGTGATTACCAGAACTTGGACACTAACTGATGATTGTAATAACACCACCACTGCGGTACAAACCATTACTATTGAAGATACTACGGCGCCAGAATTAATAAGTCCTATAGATACGACTATCAATGTGGTTTGTTCTGAAATACCAGAAATCCCTACTGTGGAGTTTAGCGACAACTGTTCTAGTACAGCAGATATTTTGGTCGTATTTGAAGAGACAAATGGATTCAATGAAAATGGTGAAGACTATCAAATAATAAGAGAGTGGACAGTAAGTGATGCTTGTGAGAATACTGCTGTTTATACACAAATATTAAATGTTAGTAATGAAAATACTGTCATAGAAGTAAATGATGAGCGCTGTACAGATGATGGTAATATTGACTTATTTGATTACTTAGCTGCTGAAACAGATACTACTGGTACTTGGGAAATAGTTTCAGGCAATACTACAATAACAGATGGAATTTTCGATCCATTAGCGGCTGAATTAGGAGCTTATGTATTTAGCTACGTATCGACCACGGACTTTTGCCGAGAAACAACAAGAGTTACTATAGATATTAATGATGATTGTGTAGTTTTACCTTGTGGCGTTGAAGCCTTTAAAATTTCAAAAGCCATAACACCAAATGGTGACGGTTATAATGATTTCTTCGCTGTACAAGGTTTAAGCAAATGCGGATTCGTTATTAATTTAAAAATATTTAACAGATATGGTGGTATCATTTTTGAAAGCGAAAACTATCAAAACGACTGGGATGGCTCTTCTATTAAAACCTCTCTCGGAGGTGCTGATAAATTACCAAACGGAACCTATTACTATGTGATTGTTTTGAAAGATAGCGGCTTAGACCCTATGACCGGACCATTATATCTTGGAACAAAATAAAATTTAATGAAAAAAAACACGTCCTACATATTTGTCTTTCTATTGTTTTGTTGTGCCTTTTCATATGCACAACAGCTCCCTCAGTTTTCGCAATATATGTTTAATACCATCTCTATAAACCCCGCTTATGCTGGTAGTAGAGAAACCTTAAGTGTTGTTGGCTTGCATAGGAGCCAATGGGTTGGCTTAGAAGGTGGCCCTACAACGCAAACACTTTCTATACATTCCCCTTTGAGAAACGAAAAAGTCGGTTTAGGACTCTCTGTTATAAATGATCAACTTGGCTTCGAGAATTTTGTATTTGTATATGGTGATTTCTCATATACCATTAATACCGGAGAAAAAACAAAACTAGCATTTGGTTTAAAGGCTGGTCTAACTCATTATAATTTAGACAACTTTGGTTTTTTAGATGATGATGCCGTATATTCTGACCCCTTTTTCAGTGATGTTAGTAGCCGTTGGAATCCTAATATAGGTCTTGGTTTATTTTGGCATACAAACAAGTGGTATGTTGGCTTATCTGCACCAAGAGTATTAAACACCGATTATAATTTATCAAACAGGGTTGAAAATGTAGATTATTTAGCGCTTGAGCGTATTGGTTATTACCTAACTGGTGGATATGTCTTTAATTTGAGTGAAAATACAAAATTTAAACCTGCGGTTTTAGCAAAAGTGACTAATGGCGCTCCGATCTCTTTTGATATTAATGCCAATTTTCTGTTTTTTGAAAAACTTTGGTTAGGTGGAGGTTATAGATACAATCAAGACACGACCACTCTAGGCGGGCTCATAGATTTTCAAGTGTCACAAGAATTGCGAATTGGTTACACCTATGAATATTTTCTCTCAGATTTAAGACCTTATACCAGCGGTACTCACGAAATACTGTTAATGTACGAGATATTCAAACCTCAAAAACGAATTAAATCACCTAGATACTTTTAGTTACTAAATGAAAAATATTTTATTCATATTATCCTTTATGTTTTGTGCTGTACATTCTCAGGCACAGGTAAAAGTTGCCGATCAGTTTTTTAAAGACTATGCTTATTATCAGGCGACGGAATTGTATTTGGAAGTACTCAAAAAAGGAGACACGACAGCACATGTACTTTCAAGATTAGGAGATTGTTACTATAATAATTCTAACGTGAAATTAGCGAGTTACTGGTATGAGAAAGCAGTAAGTAATTATGATGATATTGATTCTGAGCATTTATACAAATACATACAAACACTTCGCAGCTTAAATCAATTTGAGAAAGCAAAAATTTGGACTCAAGTTTTTAAAGAACGTAAACAGAATGACAAACGTTTTAAAGATGAAGATAGTTTTGATATCGAAAAATTTGAAGCGTTAGAATCTATAGAACACGTGTATGTCGATTTTGAAAACCTTGAGATTAATTCTGTATACGCAGATTTTGGGAGTTTTGAAAAAGATGGAATCCTATACTTCGCTACTTCCCGAGTTAACGATACCATAACAGATCCTAAAAAGTTATATCAGTGGAATAAAGAACCTTTTCTTGACATTCATCAAGCTAAAGTTGAAATCATTGCTGGTAAAAAAATAGTAAGTGATGCGCACTCACTTGTTTCTGAACATATCAATTCAAACTTACATGAAGCCTCTGTAACCGTTAGTAACGACGGTAATACTCTTTATTTTACAAGAGATAATTTTAATAAAAAGAATAAAGCGGCATATGATAAAGACGGGACGTCAAATTTACGAATTTACCGAGCGACTTTAAAAAATGGTCAATGGACCGAGATTACAGATTTACCTTTTAACGATGATGCTTTTTCTAATGGCTCACCAGCTTTAAGTCCAGATGGTAAGGTCCTGTATTTTGTTTCAGACAGACCTGAAAGTATTGGCCAAACAGATATTTTTAAAGTTAACATAAAAAGTGATGGTACCTTCGGAACACCGACGAATTTAGGTCGAGAAATTAACACTGAAGGCCGCGAAAATTTTCCGTTTATCGCAAAAGATTCTACGCTCTATTTTTCTTCAGACGCGCATTTAAATCTAGGACTATTAGACATTTTTGAATCTAATATTCTTAAAATTAATAAAAAGGATACCACATCTGTTTACCTAAAAAATCTTGGGGCCCCTTACAATAGTGGTTTTGATGATTTTGCCTTTTTCATAGATTCAGACACTAATACCGGTTATTTTTCATCTAATCGTGAAGGCGGAAAAGGTAGTGACGACATCTATGCCTTTGGCAGATATGAATGTAAGCAATTAATTACAGGCATTACAAAGGATAAAATCTCGCTTGAAACTATAGCTGACGTGACTGTTAAATTAATGGATGAGTCTGGTAAAGTTATAGAAACTGTAACTTCTGACGCCAATGGGTTTTATGA
It contains:
- a CDS encoding gliding motility-associated C-terminal domain-containing protein — protein: MTTEADNCDTTLEATYSDSTAAGSCANASVITRTWTLTDDCNNTTTAVQTITIEDTTAPSFTVPADITINCEQDPSDLSLTGDVTTEADNCDTTLEATYSDTTAAGSCANASVITRTWTLSDDCNNTTTAVQTITIEDTTAPSFTVPADITINCEQDPSDLSLTGDVTTEADNCDTTLEATYSDATAAGSCANASVITRTWTLSDDCNNTTTAVQTITIEDTTAPSFTVPADITINCEQDPSDLSLTGDVTTEADNCDTTLEATYSDATAAGSCANASVITRTWTLTDDCNNTTTAVQTITIEDTTAPSFTVPADITINCEQDPTDLSLTGDVTTEADNCDTTLEATYSDTTAAGSCANASVITRTWTLTDDCNNTTTAVQTITIEDTTAPSFTVPADITINCEQDPSDLSLTGDVTTEADNCDTTLEATYSDSTANNACTTVITRTWTLTDDCNNTTTAVQTITIEDTTAPELISPIDTTINVVCSEIPEIPTVEFSDNCSSTADILVVFEETNGFNENGEDYQIIREWTVSDACENTAVYTQILNVSNENTVIEVNDERCTDDGNIDLFDYLAAETDTTGTWEIVSGNTTITDGIFDPLAAELGAYVFSYVSTTDFCRETTRVTIDINDDCVVLPCGVEAFKISKAITPNGDGYNDFFAVQGLSKCGFVINLKIFNRYGGIIFESENYQNDWDGSSIKTSLGGADKLPNGTYYYVIVLKDSGLDPMTGPLYLGTK
- a CDS encoding OmpA family protein, which gives rise to MKNILFILSFMFCAVHSQAQVKVADQFFKDYAYYQATELYLEVLKKGDTTAHVLSRLGDCYYNNSNVKLASYWYEKAVSNYDDIDSEHLYKYIQTLRSLNQFEKAKIWTQVFKERKQNDKRFKDEDSFDIEKFEALESIEHVYVDFENLEINSVYADFGSFEKDGILYFATSRVNDTITDPKKLYQWNKEPFLDIHQAKVEIIAGKKIVSDAHSLVSEHINSNLHEASVTVSNDGNTLYFTRDNFNKKNKAAYDKDGTSNLRIYRATLKNGQWTEITDLPFNDDAFSNGSPALSPDGKVLYFVSDRPESIGQTDIFKVNIKSDGTFGTPTNLGREINTEGRENFPFIAKDSTLYFSSDAHLNLGLLDIFESNILKINKKDTTSVYLKNLGAPYNSGFDDFAFFIDSDTNTGYFSSNREGGKGSDDIYAFGRYECKQLITGITKDKISLETIADVTVKLMDESGKVIETVTSDANGFYEFKDVGCEKKYTILAGKTDYRPDQREMTTTKNNGDEIQLELFLTPLIIDSEIVINPIFFNYDKSTIRPDAAYELENIVAVMREHPNMVIKIESHTDSRGRDAYNMKLSDRRAKATRDYLYSRGVLANRVVSAIGYGESQLINDCQNDVKCSEEEHQMNRRSKFIIISGYNE
- a CDS encoding type IX secretion system membrane protein PorP/SprF; protein product: MKKNTSYIFVFLLFCCAFSYAQQLPQFSQYMFNTISINPAYAGSRETLSVVGLHRSQWVGLEGGPTTQTLSIHSPLRNEKVGLGLSVINDQLGFENFVFVYGDFSYTINTGEKTKLAFGLKAGLTHYNLDNFGFLDDDAVYSDPFFSDVSSRWNPNIGLGLFWHTNKWYVGLSAPRVLNTDYNLSNRVENVDYLALERIGYYLTGGYVFNLSENTKFKPAVLAKVTNGAPISFDINANFLFFEKLWLGGGYRYNQDTTTLGGLIDFQVSQELRIGYTYEYFLSDLRPYTSGTHEILLMYEIFKPQKRIKSPRYF